The following proteins are encoded in a genomic region of Tenebrio molitor chromosome 7, icTenMoli1.1, whole genome shotgun sequence:
- the Ugalt gene encoding UDP-galactose translocator isoform X2 yields MLKYVSLLILTVQNAALGLSMRYARTREGDMFLSSTAVVMAEVVKLGTCLIIVYIESGGIVQLFDTIDKQIIQQPMDTLKVCVPSFVYVIQNNLLYVSASHLDAATYQVTYQLKILTTAMFAVLILKKELMKTQWTSLFMLVVGVVLVQLAQSTGVVQIHSGPEQNRLIGFMAALSACVLSGFAGVYFEKMLKGSDITVWMRNVQLSICSIPFALISCFVYDGDIISKRGFFFGYDNFVYYLVLLQAGGGLIVAVVVKFADNILKGFATSLAIVISCVASIYIFNFNLTAQFTVGAAFVIGSIFLYGHTPKKNVSNMSTYKV; encoded by the exons ATGTTAAAATATGTCAGTTTACTTATTCTGACTGTCCAAAATGCTGCATTAGGCCTTAGTATGCGATATGCTAGAACTCGAGAAGGAGATATGTTTCTATCATCAACAG CGGTTGTTATGGCCGAAGTAGTAAAGTTAGGGACATGCCTGATTATTGTCTACATTGAGAGTGGAGGAATTGTACAGCTTTTTGACACAATTGACAAACAAATCATCCAACAACCAATGGACACATTAAAAGTTTGTGTGCCCTCATTTGTATATGTTATACAGAACAATCTCCTATATGTATCTGCGTCACACTTAGACGCGGCAACGTATCAA GTCACGTATCAACTGAAAATTCTAACAACTGCCATGTTTGCAGTactgatattaaaaaaagaactcATGAAGACGCAATGGACTTCTTTATTTATGTTAGTAGTAGGAGTAGTACTTGTTCAGTTGGCTCAATCGACGGGTGTAGTGCAAATACATTCAGGCCCTGAACAAAACCGCTTAATCGGATTCATGGCCGCACTCTCTGCTTGTGTGTTGTCAGGTTTCGCCGgggtttattttgaaaaaatgctcAAAGGCAGTGATATTACTGTGTGGATGAGAAACGTACAACTTAGTATATGTTCTATACCTTTCGCTTTGATTTCTTGTTTTGTGTATGACGGTGATATCATCTCAAAACGAGGGTTCTTTTTTGGGTATGATAACTTTGTTTATTACCTCGTTTTGTTACAAGCAGGCGGGGGGCTGATTGTTGCTGTTGTTGTAAAGTTCGCCGATAATATCTTGAAAGGTTTTGCAACATCATTAGCCATTGTTATTTCCTGTGTTGCTTCAAtatacattttcaatttcaaccTTACAGCTCAGTTTACTGTCGGAGCAGCTTTCGTTATAGgatcaatatttttatatggACACACTCCAAAAAAGAATGTGTCAAATATGTCGACTTATAAAGTATAG
- the Ugalt gene encoding UDP-galactose translocator isoform X1 has product MKVSGDSSKNHMLKYVSLLILTVQNAALGLSMRYARTREGDMFLSSTAVVMAEVVKLGTCLIIVYIESGGIVQLFDTIDKQIIQQPMDTLKVCVPSFVYVIQNNLLYVSASHLDAATYQVTYQLKILTTAMFAVLILKKELMKTQWTSLFMLVVGVVLVQLAQSTGVVQIHSGPEQNRLIGFMAALSACVLSGFAGVYFEKMLKGSDITVWMRNVQLSICSIPFALISCFVYDGDIISKRGFFFGYDNFVYYLVLLQAGGGLIVAVVVKFADNILKGFATSLAIVISCVASIYIFNFNLTAQFTVGAAFVIGSIFLYGHTPKKNVSNMSTYKV; this is encoded by the exons ATGAAGGTGTCAG GTGACTCTTCAAAAAACCACATGTTAAAATATGTCAGTTTACTTATTCTGACTGTCCAAAATGCTGCATTAGGCCTTAGTATGCGATATGCTAGAACTCGAGAAGGAGATATGTTTCTATCATCAACAG CGGTTGTTATGGCCGAAGTAGTAAAGTTAGGGACATGCCTGATTATTGTCTACATTGAGAGTGGAGGAATTGTACAGCTTTTTGACACAATTGACAAACAAATCATCCAACAACCAATGGACACATTAAAAGTTTGTGTGCCCTCATTTGTATATGTTATACAGAACAATCTCCTATATGTATCTGCGTCACACTTAGACGCGGCAACGTATCAA GTCACGTATCAACTGAAAATTCTAACAACTGCCATGTTTGCAGTactgatattaaaaaaagaactcATGAAGACGCAATGGACTTCTTTATTTATGTTAGTAGTAGGAGTAGTACTTGTTCAGTTGGCTCAATCGACGGGTGTAGTGCAAATACATTCAGGCCCTGAACAAAACCGCTTAATCGGATTCATGGCCGCACTCTCTGCTTGTGTGTTGTCAGGTTTCGCCGgggtttattttgaaaaaatgctcAAAGGCAGTGATATTACTGTGTGGATGAGAAACGTACAACTTAGTATATGTTCTATACCTTTCGCTTTGATTTCTTGTTTTGTGTATGACGGTGATATCATCTCAAAACGAGGGTTCTTTTTTGGGTATGATAACTTTGTTTATTACCTCGTTTTGTTACAAGCAGGCGGGGGGCTGATTGTTGCTGTTGTTGTAAAGTTCGCCGATAATATCTTGAAAGGTTTTGCAACATCATTAGCCATTGTTATTTCCTGTGTTGCTTCAAtatacattttcaatttcaaccTTACAGCTCAGTTTACTGTCGGAGCAGCTTTCGTTATAGgatcaatatttttatatggACACACTCCAAAAAAGAATGTGTCAAATATGTCGACTTATAAAGTATAG
- the LOC138134468 gene encoding peroxisome biogenesis factor 10-like: protein MSFSEAGVADVLRSAQRDESFVREMQDNIQTIAKLFGGRNHHGTQRITPALTNAWYYFMTTLGNYQTLGEEYTGTLRFNSENKIPSKLVELVWLSLYIGGEPLFDRLIHSVQNKIKCSDELTEQAQTLFLKILEFLQNHKQTLKRIHHSLFYIDGKYYNISNRILGIKYVLVREWLRDDTFTQSFRMLGHLSLFYILFNFVQQIWSSKNNGNIADNITSVTEVSRKGCILCAENRKNACATPCGHVFCWDCISDSLKYQHNCPICREVVLPSRIILLQNYV from the exons ATGTCGTTCTCTGAAGCTGGCGTAGCAGATGTTTTGCGTTCTGCTCAACGAGATGAAAGTTTTGTTAGGGAGATGCAAGACAATATACagacaattgcaaaattatttggaGGTAGAAACCATCACGGAACTCAAAGGATAACACCGGCATTGACCAATgcgtggtattattttatgacAACGCTAGGAAATTATCAAACATTAGGAGAGGAATATACTGGCACTTTAAGATTTAatagtgaaaacaaaattccttcaaaactg GTTGAGTTAGTATGGTTATCATTGTATATAGGAGGAGAGCCACTATTTGATAGATTAATACATtctgtacaaaataaaattaaatgttctgATGAATTAACAGAACAAGcacaaacattatttttgaaaatactgGAGTTTTTGCAGAATCACAAACAAACACTGAAAAGAATTCATCATTCACTCTTTTATATTGATGGAAAATATTACAACATTTCAAACAGAATTTTAggaattaaatat GTGTTGGTGAGAGAATGGTTAAGGGATGATACTTTTACTCAAAGTTTTAGAATGTTAGGACATTTGTCTTTGTTTTAtatactttttaattttgttcaacaaATATGGTCTTCTaaaaataatggaaatatTGCAGATAATATTACAAGTGTAACAGAAGTATCCAGAAAAGGTTGCATATTATGTGCAGAAAATAGAAAGAATGCTTGTGCTACCCCTTGTGGACATGTGTTTTGCTGGGATTGTATTTCTGATAGTTTAAAATATCAGCACAATTGCCCTATTTGTAGGGAAGTAGTCTTGCCAAGCAGAATAATATTATTACAGAATTATGTATAA